From Riemerella anatipestifer ATCC 11845 = DSM 15868, a single genomic window includes:
- the recR gene encoding recombination mediator RecR has protein sequence MNFPSKVLEKAVEEISGLPGIGRKSALRLALHLLRQPSSQGLALGDAIQNLVTEIKYCKECHNFSDTDICEICADDSRHAELLCVVEDVRDVMAIENTGKFKGKYLVLGGKISPMEGIGPQQLNIETLESKLEIGEIEEVIFALSATMEGDTTVYYLYKKFKHFDIKFSNIARGISVGDELEYADEVSLGRSILNRIPYKGH, from the coding sequence ATGAATTTTCCAAGTAAGGTTTTAGAAAAAGCAGTAGAAGAAATATCAGGTCTCCCAGGGATAGGCAGAAAGTCGGCTCTCAGACTAGCGCTTCATTTGCTTAGACAACCGAGTTCACAAGGATTAGCTCTAGGCGATGCTATACAAAATCTAGTTACAGAGATAAAATATTGTAAAGAATGCCATAACTTTTCGGACACAGATATTTGCGAAATTTGTGCAGATGACAGTAGACACGCTGAACTCCTATGCGTTGTGGAAGATGTGAGAGATGTAATGGCGATAGAAAACACAGGAAAATTCAAAGGAAAATATTTGGTTTTAGGAGGAAAAATATCGCCTATGGAAGGTATTGGACCTCAACAATTAAATATAGAAACTTTAGAAAGCAAACTAGAAATAGGGGAGATAGAGGAGGTTATTTTTGCACTATCTGCCACTATGGAGGGCGATACCACCGTGTATTATTTGTATAAAAAGTTTAAGCATTTTGACATTAAATTCTCCAATATTGCGAGAGGGATTTCCGTAGGAGATGAACTAGAGTACGCCGATGAAGTTTCTTTGGGGAGGTCTATTTTGAACCGAATACCTTATAAAGGTCATTAA
- a CDS encoding S8 family serine peptidase yields MKKSILRTENLLPIAASFLLLPNFVFAQNAEQVKKIRESSNLKQLNVLQKGFGKSTLSVKELQTKAKSLKIPFEGESNGRYYQLRGFDKNGRPLYYISYNTGAAEGTGTNKLHPEAGVFNLEGSGMKIHEWDGGGVRTSHQEFGGRVAQKDVPLSSSEHATHVAGTMVASGVDISAKGMAPKATLDAYDWNNDEDEMIAAATAGAILSNHSYGYIGGFSWGDWSGNQGWHWFGSDDDTEFKGYGKYATPDRDWDLIALNAPYYLPVKAAGNPRGDGPEPGETHYVRNSSGQWVASNKVRQRNGGNNGFDCVLYGSTGKNLLVVGAAQKISGGYKSPADVRMASFSAFGPTDDGRIKPDISGVGVGLKSTVSDGDTAYGTMSGTSMASPNVTGSLLLLQEHYYKKFNAHMKSATLKALAIATANEAGEAPGPDYASGWGLLNVFEAAKAISLKDKYALIEEKSLQNGATEEIQVVASGTEPLKVTIAWTDPVPTTLPSFNTLNDRTKVLVNDLDVRVIKDGAEELPWRLNPDNPASPAIKADNDVDNVEQVVIDNPVPGATYTIKVSHKGTLKKNNVTTEELIIQL; encoded by the coding sequence ATGAAAAAATCTATTTTGAGAACAGAAAATTTACTGCCAATAGCAGCAAGCTTTTTGTTACTTCCAAATTTTGTCTTTGCGCAAAATGCGGAGCAAGTAAAGAAGATTAGAGAATCTTCTAATTTGAAACAGCTGAATGTACTACAAAAGGGGTTTGGGAAATCTACCCTTAGTGTAAAAGAATTGCAGACTAAAGCCAAAAGTCTTAAAATTCCTTTTGAAGGAGAGAGTAATGGTAGATATTACCAATTAAGAGGGTTTGACAAAAACGGAAGACCTCTTTACTATATCAGTTATAATACGGGAGCTGCCGAAGGTACAGGTACTAATAAACTCCATCCAGAAGCGGGAGTATTCAATTTGGAAGGAAGTGGAATGAAGATACACGAATGGGATGGTGGAGGAGTAAGAACTTCTCATCAAGAATTTGGAGGAAGAGTGGCACAAAAGGATGTTCCTTTAAGTAGTAGCGAACACGCTACTCATGTAGCAGGAACAATGGTAGCTTCTGGAGTGGATATATCTGCAAAAGGTATGGCTCCTAAAGCGACACTAGATGCTTATGATTGGAATAACGATGAAGACGAGATGATAGCTGCTGCTACAGCTGGAGCGATTCTTTCTAACCATTCTTATGGATACATAGGTGGATTTTCTTGGGGAGATTGGTCTGGTAATCAAGGGTGGCATTGGTTTGGAAGCGATGACGATACCGAATTTAAAGGTTATGGAAAATATGCTACTCCTGATAGAGACTGGGATTTAATAGCACTTAACGCACCTTACTATCTACCAGTGAAAGCAGCAGGAAACCCTAGAGGGGATGGTCCTGAGCCTGGAGAAACACATTATGTTCGTAATTCTTCAGGACAGTGGGTAGCTTCTAATAAAGTAAGACAAAGAAATGGAGGGAATAATGGATTTGATTGTGTGCTTTATGGCTCAACTGGAAAAAATCTACTGGTAGTAGGAGCTGCGCAGAAGATATCTGGAGGGTATAAATCCCCTGCAGATGTAAGAATGGCTAGTTTTAGTGCATTTGGACCAACAGATGATGGAAGAATTAAACCAGATATTTCTGGAGTTGGGGTAGGGCTTAAATCTACTGTATCTGATGGAGATACTGCCTATGGAACAATGAGCGGGACTTCTATGGCTTCTCCTAATGTTACAGGTTCGTTATTATTACTTCAAGAACATTATTATAAAAAGTTCAACGCTCACATGAAGTCGGCTACCCTAAAGGCTTTAGCCATAGCAACAGCTAACGAAGCGGGGGAGGCTCCTGGACCTGATTATGCTTCTGGTTGGGGATTACTAAATGTATTTGAGGCTGCTAAAGCTATCTCTCTAAAGGATAAATATGCTCTAATAGAAGAAAAATCTCTACAAAACGGAGCGACAGAAGAGATACAAGTGGTAGCTTCTGGAACGGAACCTCTTAAAGTAACCATTGCGTGGACAGACCCCGTACCTACAACACTTCCTAGTTTTAATACTCTTAATGATCGTACTAAAGTGTTAGTAAACGACTTGGATGTTAGAGTAATAAAAGATGGGGCAGAAGAATTACCTTGGAGGTTAAATCCTGATAATCCTGCATCGCCAGCTATTAAAGCTGACAACGATGTAGATAATGTGGAGCAAGTTGTAATAGATAACCCTGTGCCTGGTGCAACTTATACCATAAAGGTAAGCCATAAAGGAACATTAAAGAAGAATAATGTAACTACAGAGGAGCTAATAATACAACTGTAG
- a CDS encoding glycosyltransferase family 2 protein → MKKKLSIIIVNYNVTDLLSACIQSIEKYAAKVDYEIIVIDNCSTDNSWKELKCIFPKVVFMELEENLGFSKANNIAAQKAQNEYILLLNPDTELESDGLDSLLEFADGCDNLGCIGVRMHNLAGDFLPESKRSVPNIINSFEKLFLFTSRKNNRKTYYRNDINENEIACVEVITGAFLLMKRELYLDIGGLDERYFMYGEDIDLCYTLICKGFQNYYYGAYSILHYKGQSTVKDLKYLSRFYGAMFLFLEKYYKSKNRLKYLLLLQGFKLKYFIERLKLKKAKEI, encoded by the coding sequence ATGAAAAAAAAGCTAAGCATCATCATCGTTAATTATAATGTAACCGATTTGTTATCGGCTTGTATTCAGTCCATAGAAAAGTATGCAGCCAAAGTAGATTACGAAATTATAGTTATAGATAACTGCTCCACAGATAACTCTTGGAAAGAACTTAAATGCATCTTTCCAAAGGTCGTTTTTATGGAATTAGAAGAGAATTTAGGTTTCTCCAAAGCGAATAACATTGCCGCCCAAAAAGCTCAAAACGAATATATTTTATTACTAAACCCAGATACAGAGTTAGAAAGTGATGGGCTAGATAGTTTGTTAGAATTTGCTGATGGTTGTGATAATTTGGGTTGCATCGGTGTTAGAATGCATAATTTGGCGGGGGATTTTCTTCCAGAGAGCAAACGTTCTGTTCCTAATATCATCAATTCTTTTGAAAAATTATTTCTTTTCACTTCTCGGAAAAATAACCGTAAAACCTATTACAGAAACGATATCAACGAAAACGAAATTGCTTGTGTAGAAGTGATTACAGGAGCTTTTCTTTTAATGAAAAGAGAACTATATCTAGATATAGGAGGTTTAGACGAAAGATATTTTATGTACGGCGAAGATATAGATTTGTGCTATACTCTTATCTGTAAAGGCTTTCAAAACTACTATTATGGGGCTTATTCTATACTTCATTACAAAGGGCAAAGCACCGTGAAAGATTTAAAATATTTGTCAAGATTTTATGGAGCAATGTTTTTATTTTTAGAAAAATACTATAAGTCTAAAAATAGATTAAAATACCTATTGCTATTACAAGGTTTTAAACTAAAATATTTTATAGAACGCCTAAAGCTAAAAAAAGCGAAAGAAATATAA
- a CDS encoding M16 family metallopeptidase gives MKNIKYIAAAFLVSGMLSAQNIDLNAMPKPGPTPTVNVAQPKTFTLKNGLTVMVVENHKLPRVNVTLTIDTPPVYEGNIAGVSSIMASQLGNGTTSLSKEEFNKKVDFLGARLNFGASGAFANTLSKYYPEVVSLMADAIINPKFSSEEVQKSKERALEGLKADEKSAEAIANRVSDALIYGKNTALGEFKTAESINKIQLKDVQDFYQKYYTPNNAYLVIVGDVKYDEVKKQIESQFKNWKKSNVKIPTPAPAKNLASTEVNVVDVPNAVQSIIKVGNISTLQMKDPQYFAGVMANYILGGGGEGRLFMNLREKNAFTYGAYSSLSTSKYSPNFSAEASVRNEVTDKAVKEFINELNAISTVKPEELQNAKAKLKGNFIMSLEKPETIARFALNQKLQDLPADFYTNYLKSIEKVTAADIKKVVNENILPNQARIFIAGKATDIADSLEKLGYPVKYYDAYANPSQKPEVKKVDANVNVESVAQNYIKAIGGKEAVSKINSVTMNATATVQGMPLEMTLVQAKGGKMMMDMKMMGNSMQKVVFDGKDGYIMAQGNKIPMPEQAKQEMQKSTEVFKELAFANNGNYELKGIEKVNNEEAYAIKSGKTTYFYSVKSGLKLGETKVEKMGDKEMTIPSTFSDYKEVSGVKMPFKINQNMSGMDITFEVKSYEFNKAQETDFK, from the coding sequence ATGAAAAATATCAAATACATTGCAGCGGCGTTTCTAGTTTCAGGAATGTTATCTGCTCAAAATATAGACCTTAATGCAATGCCAAAACCAGGACCTACTCCTACGGTAAATGTGGCACAGCCTAAAACTTTCACCCTTAAAAACGGACTTACCGTAATGGTGGTAGAAAATCATAAACTCCCTAGAGTTAATGTTACTCTTACCATAGACACACCTCCTGTATATGAGGGCAATATCGCTGGAGTTTCTAGCATTATGGCAAGCCAACTAGGTAACGGAACCACTTCCCTTAGCAAAGAAGAATTTAATAAAAAAGTAGACTTCTTAGGAGCTAGATTAAATTTTGGCGCTTCTGGAGCATTTGCCAATACACTATCTAAATATTATCCAGAGGTGGTAAGCCTTATGGCAGATGCTATCATCAACCCGAAATTCTCTAGTGAAGAAGTTCAAAAGTCTAAAGAAAGAGCGTTAGAAGGGCTTAAAGCAGACGAAAAGAGTGCAGAAGCTATCGCTAACCGAGTGTCTGATGCACTTATTTATGGTAAAAACACCGCTTTAGGAGAGTTTAAAACAGCGGAAAGCATCAATAAAATTCAACTAAAAGATGTGCAGGATTTCTATCAAAAATATTACACACCTAACAATGCTTATCTTGTAATTGTAGGCGATGTAAAATATGATGAAGTAAAGAAACAGATAGAAAGCCAATTTAAAAATTGGAAAAAATCTAATGTTAAAATCCCTACTCCTGCACCTGCAAAAAATCTAGCCTCTACCGAGGTTAATGTGGTAGATGTTCCAAACGCTGTACAATCTATCATTAAAGTAGGTAATATTTCTACTTTACAAATGAAAGACCCACAATATTTTGCTGGAGTTATGGCAAACTATATACTTGGCGGCGGTGGCGAAGGTAGATTGTTTATGAACCTTAGAGAGAAAAATGCATTTACTTACGGGGCATATTCTAGCCTATCTACAAGTAAATACTCACCTAACTTTAGTGCAGAAGCAAGTGTAAGAAATGAGGTTACAGATAAGGCTGTAAAAGAATTCATCAACGAGCTTAATGCCATCTCTACTGTAAAACCAGAAGAGTTACAAAACGCTAAGGCAAAACTGAAAGGTAATTTCATTATGTCTTTAGAAAAACCTGAAACTATTGCCAGATTTGCTTTAAACCAAAAACTTCAAGATCTACCTGCGGATTTCTATACTAATTATTTAAAATCCATAGAAAAGGTAACAGCTGCTGATATTAAAAAGGTAGTTAATGAAAATATTTTGCCTAATCAAGCGAGAATTTTCATAGCTGGTAAAGCAACAGATATTGCGGATAGTTTAGAAAAATTAGGTTACCCAGTAAAATACTACGATGCCTATGCAAATCCTAGCCAAAAACCTGAAGTTAAAAAAGTAGATGCTAATGTAAATGTAGAAAGCGTTGCTCAAAACTACATTAAAGCCATAGGTGGAAAAGAGGCGGTTAGTAAAATCAATTCTGTTACGATGAATGCTACGGCTACCGTTCAGGGAATGCCTTTGGAAATGACTTTAGTACAAGCAAAAGGTGGTAAAATGATGATGGATATGAAAATGATGGGCAACTCTATGCAGAAAGTTGTATTTGATGGCAAAGACGGCTACATTATGGCTCAAGGAAACAAAATCCCTATGCCAGAACAGGCTAAACAAGAGATGCAAAAATCTACTGAAGTTTTCAAAGAATTAGCGTTTGCTAACAATGGTAACTATGAACTAAAAGGCATTGAAAAGGTAAATAATGAAGAGGCTTATGCTATTAAATCAGGTAAAACCACTTATTTCTACAGCGTAAAATCTGGATTGAAATTAGGTGAAACTAAAGTAGAAAAAATGGGTGATAAAGAAATGACTATTCCTTCTACTTTCTCTGATTATAAAGAAGTTTCAGGAGTTAAAATGCCGTTCAAAATCAACCAGAATATGAGTGGTATGGATATTACTTTTGAAGTAAAATCTTACGAATTTAATAAAGCTCAAGAAACAGATTTTAAATAG
- a CDS encoding M16 family metallopeptidase yields MKKKFFSLAVATFAGALLNAQQIKFEEYDLPNGLHVILHQDNSAPVVTTAVMYHVGAKDEMEGRTGFAHFFEHLLFEGTPNIKRGEWFKIVSSNGGNNNANTTGDRTYYYETFPSNNTQLGLWMEAERMRQPVINQVGVDTQREVVKEEKRLRIDNQPYGNLFNSILTSAFKNHPYKGTTIGSMEDLNAAKLEEFQSFFKKYYVPNNATLVVAGDINPEQTKKWINEYYATIPRGAEVTRNFPKEAPITKQEEVTVYDNNIQIPAYVFTYRTPSNKEKDAYVLEMLGSYLSSGKSSVLYKKLVDQEKKALQVQAANIGMEDYSIFAFFAIPMGATTKATLEKDIDAEIKKLQTTLISEEDYQKLQNQFENQFVNSNSTVEGIAHSLADSYVLKGDTNLINKEIDIYRSITREDLKQAAIKYLNPNQRININYLPQKK; encoded by the coding sequence ATGAAAAAAAAGTTTTTCTCTTTGGCAGTGGCTACTTTCGCGGGAGCTCTGCTAAATGCACAACAAATCAAATTTGAGGAGTACGACCTCCCTAACGGACTTCATGTAATTCTCCATCAAGACAATTCGGCTCCTGTAGTTACTACCGCAGTAATGTACCACGTAGGTGCTAAAGACGAAATGGAAGGCAGAACAGGGTTTGCTCACTTTTTTGAACACCTTTTATTTGAAGGAACTCCAAATATCAAAAGAGGTGAATGGTTTAAAATAGTTTCGTCTAACGGTGGTAATAACAATGCTAACACTACTGGAGATAGAACCTACTACTACGAAACTTTCCCTTCTAACAATACCCAACTTGGACTTTGGATGGAAGCTGAAAGAATGAGACAACCGGTAATTAACCAAGTAGGTGTAGATACTCAAAGAGAAGTGGTAAAAGAAGAAAAAAGGCTAAGAATAGACAATCAACCTTACGGAAATCTGTTTAATAGTATTTTAACTTCTGCCTTTAAAAATCACCCTTACAAAGGGACTACCATTGGCTCTATGGAAGACTTAAATGCAGCAAAATTAGAAGAGTTCCAAAGTTTCTTTAAGAAGTATTATGTACCCAATAATGCTACTCTAGTTGTGGCTGGAGACATCAATCCTGAACAAACTAAAAAGTGGATTAACGAATACTACGCCACTATTCCTAGAGGTGCAGAAGTTACTAGAAACTTCCCTAAAGAAGCACCTATTACCAAACAAGAAGAAGTAACGGTTTATGATAATAATATCCAAATCCCAGCCTATGTATTTACTTACAGAACGCCATCTAATAAAGAAAAAGATGCTTATGTTCTGGAAATGTTGGGCAGCTATTTAAGCAGTGGTAAATCTTCTGTTCTATACAAAAAATTAGTAGATCAGGAGAAAAAGGCTTTACAAGTACAAGCAGCTAATATTGGTATGGAAGATTATAGCATCTTCGCATTCTTTGCAATACCTATGGGAGCTACTACCAAAGCTACATTAGAAAAGGATATAGATGCTGAAATCAAAAAGCTGCAAACTACACTAATTTCGGAAGAAGACTATCAGAAACTTCAAAACCAGTTTGAAAATCAGTTTGTAAATTCTAATTCTACTGTGGAAGGTATTGCTCATTCTCTAGCAGATAGCTATGTTTTAAAAGGAGATACTAATCTTATCAATAAAGAGATAGACATCTACCGTTCTATCACCCGTGAAGACTTAAAACAAGCAGCGATTAAATACCTTAATCCAAACCAAAGAATCAACATCAATTATTTACCTCAAAAAAAATAA
- the secG gene encoding preprotein translocase subunit SecG, with protein MGTVFTLFMVLIVIVCVLLVLVVLAQNPKGGGLSGTFGGASSASFGVQRTNDFMEKATWTLGITVVLLIVLSVVLTAKPTVNVAPVAPKKTELPNAPQAPNQKVDLNNTATPVAPSNTGN; from the coding sequence ATGGGTACAGTTTTTACGCTATTTATGGTTCTTATAGTAATTGTGTGTGTGTTGTTGGTATTAGTAGTTTTGGCACAAAACCCTAAAGGTGGAGGTCTTTCAGGAACATTCGGGGGAGCGTCATCGGCGTCTTTCGGCGTTCAAAGAACTAATGATTTTATGGAGAAGGCTACTTGGACATTAGGAATTACGGTGGTATTACTAATTGTTTTAAGTGTGGTATTAACTGCAAAACCTACAGTGAATGTGGCTCCTGTAGCTCCTAAGAAAACAGAGTTACCTAATGCTCCACAAGCACCAAACCAAAAAGTAGATTTAAACAACACAGCTACGCCAGTAGCACCAAGCAATACAGGAAACTAA
- a CDS encoding PKD domain-containing protein gives MTLVDTDSQDYGIVVTGINNGVTKDLTVTAVDVKVSPVEYSSATPVEFKVTNKGTEVATDAKVIYKLLNKDSNNQEVTQGEISVPSLNPGETTTVLQNIDLSKSFVNYTIVAEVIYAGDEIELNNKANAEVYGIIADLTPDLSSYEFGYEDDFAKSGWVSEDKDADGRTWRKYDDASLAYEGNSFALNFPGNKTNVNDWLFSNPLRLKKDVLYRVTFYARKFRTSAENISIFLGSTNSSTSMTSEIAPKVEALGAYNKYSYEFSVDSDQIAYMGFNHKTVGDAQSYAFAMDNVKFEYAENKPNVDFAASKLNPNSFETVSLTNNTVTASTLPINSWEWSFSPNTVSFVESTSSASKEPKVVFNQEGVYAITLKATNAKGEGELTKETYVTVKNTATVADFTVNSQSIYSGEAVVFTNTSTGNPKPTEYKWTITPSDGVEYVGGTTDTSENPNVKFSKGGKYKVALTATSPYNSNTLEKDNYISVIGIHNDVENLTHSFDENTKNLTLKWDRPDMTPMYSEGFENAGNMPADMTIIDGNSDNKIWTASSFFKNNGEYGVRSYSWYVAGGAVDVDDYLVTPKLRKGAEVLKYAIKHPWAERYDIYIVEAPASGQAPTVEEIKAGHKIHTSEATEKIPAFVTKEFNIKQYADKDFFVVFHHRTVKADNAFYVALDDIEVGYDNSPSGKSGSNALTEKKSVTSSDLDFKKVLLDGQKLVSEDMLREDANKTNNVSNSKITFGITTLPHLVGYEVVKDGTSVSNIDDYNTRLYNETMTKNGTYTYDVYALYSDGAKSNKQTVVVDITTLSTSDVNANGGLKVYTNPSNGYFVVEAANTVSSLKAGVYDMSGKQILSNEYKGNKFELNLTQNPKGVYILNLIDDKGVKHNVKLMVK, from the coding sequence GTGACATTAGTTGACACTGATAGCCAAGATTATGGAATAGTTGTTACTGGTATCAACAATGGAGTAACAAAAGATTTAACAGTAACCGCTGTTGATGTAAAAGTGTCTCCTGTAGAATATTCTTCCGCTACACCAGTAGAATTTAAAGTAACCAATAAGGGTACTGAAGTGGCTACAGATGCTAAAGTTATTTATAAACTCCTTAATAAAGACAGTAACAACCAAGAGGTTACTCAAGGAGAGATTTCTGTACCTTCCTTAAATCCAGGAGAAACTACCACAGTATTACAAAACATAGATTTATCTAAATCTTTTGTTAATTATACCATTGTTGCTGAGGTTATTTATGCAGGTGATGAAATAGAGCTCAATAATAAAGCTAATGCAGAAGTCTATGGTATCATAGCAGATTTAACACCAGATTTATCATCTTATGAATTTGGGTATGAAGATGACTTTGCTAAAAGTGGTTGGGTATCTGAGGATAAAGATGCTGATGGAAGAACATGGAGAAAATATGATGACGCTAGTTTAGCTTATGAAGGTAATTCTTTTGCATTGAACTTCCCAGGCAATAAGACAAATGTAAATGATTGGTTATTCTCTAATCCTTTAAGACTCAAAAAAGATGTTCTTTATAGGGTGACATTCTATGCTAGAAAGTTCCGAACTTCTGCTGAAAATATCAGTATTTTTTTAGGTTCTACAAACAGTAGTACTTCAATGACCTCTGAAATAGCTCCTAAAGTAGAGGCTCTTGGAGCTTATAATAAGTATTCTTACGAGTTTAGTGTAGATTCAGACCAAATAGCCTATATGGGATTCAATCATAAGACAGTGGGCGATGCTCAGTCTTATGCTTTCGCGATGGACAACGTGAAGTTTGAGTATGCAGAAAATAAACCTAATGTTGATTTTGCAGCTAGTAAACTAAATCCTAACTCTTTTGAAACGGTTAGCTTAACTAACAATACAGTTACAGCTTCCACATTGCCTATAAATTCTTGGGAGTGGTCTTTCAGTCCTAACACAGTAAGTTTTGTAGAGAGTACCTCTTCAGCTTCCAAGGAACCTAAAGTTGTTTTCAACCAAGAAGGTGTCTATGCTATTACTCTCAAAGCAACTAATGCCAAAGGTGAAGGTGAGTTAACTAAAGAAACTTATGTTACCGTTAAGAATACCGCTACAGTAGCAGACTTTACAGTAAATAGTCAGAGTATATATTCTGGTGAAGCAGTAGTATTTACTAACACTTCTACAGGTAATCCTAAACCAACAGAGTACAAATGGACTATCACTCCGTCTGATGGAGTAGAATATGTGGGAGGAACTACAGATACTTCTGAAAACCCTAATGTTAAATTTTCTAAAGGAGGTAAATACAAAGTGGCACTAACCGCAACATCTCCGTATAATTCAAATACATTAGAAAAAGATAATTATATCTCTGTGATAGGTATTCATAATGATGTAGAAAATCTGACACATAGTTTTGATGAGAATACTAAAAATCTAACTCTTAAATGGGATAGACCAGATATGACTCCAATGTATTCTGAAGGATTTGAAAACGCTGGAAATATGCCTGCTGATATGACTATAATTGATGGTAACTCAGATAACAAAATATGGACAGCCTCTTCGTTCTTTAAGAACAATGGAGAATATGGTGTTAGATCTTATTCTTGGTATGTTGCGGGAGGTGCTGTTGATGTTGATGATTATCTTGTAACTCCTAAATTGAGAAAAGGGGCAGAAGTATTGAAATACGCAATAAAACACCCTTGGGCAGAAAGGTATGATATTTACATTGTTGAAGCTCCAGCTTCTGGACAGGCACCTACCGTTGAAGAGATTAAAGCAGGACACAAAATTCATACATCTGAAGCAACGGAAAAGATACCTGCATTTGTTACGAAAGAATTTAATATCAAACAATATGCTGATAAGGATTTCTTTGTAGTATTCCATCACAGAACAGTAAAAGCAGATAATGCATTCTATGTTGCATTAGATGATATAGAAGTTGGTTATGATAACTCTCCATCTGGAAAGTCAGGTTCTAATGCTTTAACAGAGAAAAAATCAGTTACGTCTTCTGATTTAGACTTTAAGAAGGTACTATTAGATGGACAGAAGCTGGTTTCAGAAGATATGCTAAGAGAAGACGCTAATAAAACAAATAATGTTTCTAATTCTAAAATAACATTTGGAATTACAACATTACCACATTTAGTAGGTTACGAAGTGGTTAAAGATGGTACAAGTGTAAGCAACATTGATGATTACAACACCCGTCTGTACAATGAGACAATGACCAAAAATGGTACTTATACTTACGATGTGTACGCCTTATACTCTGACGGGGCTAAATCTAACAAACAAACGGTAGTTGTTGATATCACTACACTTTCTACATCAGATGTTAACGCTAACGGAGGATTGAAAGTTTATACTAACCCATCTAATGGTTACTTTGTTGTAGAAGCAGCTAATACAGTATCTTCTCTAAAAGCTGGTGTTTACGATATGTCTGGAAAACAGATTTTATCTAACGAGTACAAAGGCAATAAGTTTGAGCTTAATTTAACCCAAAATCCTAAAGGTGTTTATATCTTAAATCTAATAGATGATAAAGGAGTAAAACACAATGTGAAACTGATGGTTAAATAA